In Bacteroides coprosuis DSM 18011, the following are encoded in one genomic region:
- a CDS encoding Heparin lyase (KEGG: bth:BT_4675 heparin lyase I precursor~PRIAM: Heparin lyase~SPTR: Putative uncharacterized protein;~IMG reference gene:2504105810): MKKLLLLFLVSACTHADATTELDNEQSQTGQNTEVETEKGVIALPHRVNVQSEYAPSEAIIDGEWVAVGSKKKHAIGRDYDLLFNGKPSFRFELKADDNSLSGYEEGTTKGRAELSYCFATKKDFEGQLVRVYESAQKLKTVYHHGKGICSQGSSMAYEFSVYIPSDIDESVSTIFAQWHGMPDRRLVETPDGELKMLTTEEFLQLDKTTLFEKDTGYEKIEVIDKKTGEIKYKKGKPNGWKIEQGGYPPLAFGFTDGLFYIKANSDRKWLSDKTDRCNASPLKSDILVPKKSLYKVSTIAYKMAMNDFPKDTWVSFKVNVDWTQYSGQSERIVKGGRLDVSMSYEKNNKPQSIILVDDADILIGRNDEDGYYFKFGIYRVGNSTVPVLYHLAGYKEYQRK; this comes from the coding sequence ATGAAAAAATTATTGTTATTGTTTTTAGTGAGTGCTTGTACTCATGCAGATGCGACAACTGAGCTTGATAATGAGCAAAGTCAAACTGGACAAAATACAGAAGTCGAAACTGAAAAAGGGGTTATAGCTTTGCCTCATAGAGTAAATGTACAAAGTGAATATGCACCAAGTGAAGCTATAATAGATGGTGAATGGGTTGCAGTGGGGTCTAAGAAGAAACATGCAATTGGTCGAGATTATGATCTTCTATTTAATGGTAAACCTTCTTTTCGTTTCGAATTAAAAGCAGATGACAATTCTTTATCGGGTTATGAAGAGGGTACGACAAAAGGGAGAGCTGAGTTATCCTATTGTTTTGCTACTAAAAAGGATTTTGAAGGTCAGCTAGTTAGAGTTTATGAGTCTGCTCAAAAATTAAAAACGGTTTATCACCACGGTAAAGGTATCTGTTCTCAAGGTAGTTCAATGGCTTATGAGTTTTCTGTTTATATACCATCAGATATAGATGAAAGTGTATCTACCATTTTTGCTCAGTGGCATGGTATGCCGGATAGGAGGCTAGTTGAAACCCCTGATGGAGAACTTAAGATGCTAACGACTGAAGAGTTTTTACAATTAGATAAAACTACTCTTTTTGAAAAAGATACAGGGTATGAGAAAATCGAAGTAATTGATAAAAAGACTGGAGAGATTAAATATAAAAAAGGCAAACCCAATGGTTGGAAGATAGAGCAAGGAGGATATCCTCCCTTGGCTTTTGGCTTTACAGATGGGTTGTTTTATATCAAAGCAAATTCAGATAGAAAATGGCTGTCTGATAAAACAGATCGCTGTAATGCTAGTCCGTTGAAGAGTGATATACTCGTACCCAAAAAGAGTCTTTATAAAGTTTCTACGATTGCTTATAAAATGGCAATGAATGATTTTCCAAAAGATACTTGGGTTTCTTTTAAAGTAAATGTGGATTGGACTCAATATAGTGGACAATCTGAACGCATTGTAAAGGGAGGACGTTTAGATGTTTCTATGTCTTATGAAAAAAACAATAAACCCCAATCTATAATTCTTGTAGATGATGCTGATATTTTAATTGGAAGAAATGATGAAGATGGATATTACTTTAAATTTGGTATCTATAGAGTAGGGAATAGTACAGTTCCTGTTTTGTATCATTTAGCAGGTTACAAAGAATACCAGCGTAAGTAA